A window from Micromonospora profundi encodes these proteins:
- a CDS encoding ROK family protein, which yields MRDGVAVDADQVVVALDVGGTGMKCALVRPDGVAVHTERHPTDAGRGPAAVVATILDVAEGLAAKARADGLTPVAAGVAVPGVVDEARGVAVWSANVGFRDVPLRDLVATRLGLPTALGHDVRVGGLAEARLGAGRGTGHVLFVAIGTGIAAAHVVDGVAATGAHGAAGEIGHILVRPDGPRCGCGRPGCLEAVASASAIGRRYAELAGGSPEVTAAGVVERATAGEPLAGQVWREAVEALADGLATGQALFDVATIVLGGGLAQAGDRLLDPLRMALRERLTFHREPRLVVAALGDEAGCLGAALLALDAAGVGDPQEER from the coding sequence GTGAGGGACGGCGTCGCCGTGGACGCCGACCAGGTGGTTGTTGCGTTGGACGTCGGCGGTACCGGCATGAAGTGCGCGCTGGTCCGGCCGGATGGTGTCGCTGTCCACACCGAGCGGCACCCCACCGACGCCGGGCGCGGCCCGGCCGCGGTGGTCGCCACAATCCTCGATGTCGCCGAAGGGCTGGCCGCCAAGGCGCGCGCCGACGGGCTCACTCCTGTCGCGGCGGGCGTCGCCGTGCCGGGGGTCGTTGACGAGGCGCGTGGGGTCGCTGTGTGGTCGGCGAATGTGGGCTTCCGGGACGTACCGCTGCGGGATCTTGTAGCGACGCGGCTCGGCCTGCCCACGGCGCTCGGTCACGACGTGCGCGTCGGTGGCCTGGCCGAGGCGCGGCTCGGCGCCGGGCGCGGCACCGGCCACGTGCTCTTCGTGGCGATCGGCACAGGCATCGCCGCCGCCCACGTCGTCGACGGTGTGGCCGCCACCGGCGCGCACGGCGCCGCCGGCGAGATCGGCCACATCCTGGTACGCCCCGACGGCCCGCGCTGCGGCTGCGGCCGGCCGGGTTGCCTGGAGGCGGTGGCTTCGGCCTCCGCGATCGGCCGCCGGTACGCGGAGTTGGCTGGCGGATCGCCCGAGGTGACGGCGGCCGGGGTGGTGGAGCGGGCTACGGCCGGCGAGCCGCTCGCCGGGCAGGTCTGGCGGGAGGCGGTCGAGGCGCTCGCGGACGGTCTGGCAACCGGTCAGGCGCTGTTCGACGTGGCGACGATAGTGCTCGGCGGCGGCCTGGCCCAGGCGGGGGACCGGCTCCTCGACCCGCTGCGGATGGCGCTGCGCGAGCGTTTGACCTTTCACCGGGAGCCGCGACTGGTCGTGGCGGCCCTCGGCGACGAGGCGGGCTGCCTCGGTGCCGCCCTGCTAGCCCTGGACGCCGCAGGCGTCGGTGACCCTCAGGAGGAACGATGA
- a CDS encoding SIS domain-containing protein, with amino-acid sequence MTYVDAEIASQPDCWREAARLSGVVRGDLPRPGERVAVVGCGTSWFMAMAYAARREQTGQGETDAFQASEFPAGRRYDRLIAITRSGTTTEVLELLAALRGVTPTTVIVGDPASPAVELASAAVTMPFADERSVVQTRFATTALALLRAHLGDPVTALAADAEVAVRSPLPIDPTSIEQVTFLGRGWTVGLAQEAALKCREAATFWAEAYPAMDYRHGPISIAGPGRLVWAFGELPDGLPEDVAATGAAFVHSRTHGWRTVLGSWSAGRTPVDPMADLILAQRFAVALATSRGLDPDAPRHLTRSVVLA; translated from the coding sequence ATGACGTACGTGGACGCGGAGATCGCGAGCCAACCCGACTGCTGGCGGGAAGCGGCCCGACTGTCCGGCGTCGTACGCGGCGACCTTCCGCGCCCCGGCGAGCGGGTCGCGGTCGTCGGTTGCGGCACGTCGTGGTTCATGGCGATGGCGTACGCCGCCCGCCGCGAGCAGACCGGCCAGGGCGAGACCGACGCGTTCCAGGCGTCCGAGTTCCCCGCCGGCCGCCGCTACGACCGGCTGATCGCCATCACCCGCTCCGGCACCACCACCGAGGTGCTGGAACTCCTCGCCGCGCTGCGCGGGGTCACCCCCACCACAGTCATCGTCGGCGACCCGGCGTCCCCGGCGGTCGAGCTGGCCAGTGCCGCGGTGACAATGCCCTTCGCCGACGAGCGGTCGGTGGTGCAGACCCGCTTCGCGACCACAGCGCTGGCCCTGCTGCGCGCCCACCTCGGCGACCCGGTGACCGCGCTCGCCGCCGACGCCGAGGTGGCGGTGCGCTCCCCGCTGCCGATCGACCCGACAAGCATCGAGCAGGTCACCTTCCTCGGTCGGGGGTGGACGGTCGGACTGGCCCAGGAGGCCGCCCTGAAGTGCCGGGAGGCGGCCACCTTCTGGGCCGAGGCGTACCCGGCGATGGACTACCGGCACGGCCCCATCTCGATCGCCGGTCCCGGCCGGCTGGTCTGGGCGTTCGGTGAGCTGCCCGACGGGCTGCCCGAGGACGTGGCGGCCACCGGCGCGGCTTTCGTGCACAGCCGTACGCACGGCTGGCGCACGGTGCTCGGCAGCTGGTCGGCCGGTCGTACGCCGGTCGACCCGATGGCCGACCTGATCCTGGCCCAGCGCTTCGCCGTCGCGCTGGCGACAAGCCGCGGCCTCGACCCGGATGCGCCGAGGCACCTCACCCGGTCCGTGGTGTTGGCGTGA
- a CDS encoding DeoR/GlpR family DNA-binding transcription regulator, producing the protein MDRYARWNALLEMLTDNGRVSVEAAAERLDVSQATIRRDFDQLAQQQMITRTRGGAVANGVSYDLPLRYKTAKHSAEKQRIGAAAAALVTPGTVVGLNGGTTSTEVARALAVRPDLNTSAEGAQLTVVTNALNIANELLVRSRMKVVVAGGVVRPKSFELVGPLGGALLREVTLDVALLGVDAIDPQLGAAAHHEGEAAMNNLMVARAKRVVIIADSSKLGGHAFARICPVERVETLVTDSGAAPEVVDAFRAAGVQVVCA; encoded by the coding sequence GTGGACCGGTACGCCAGATGGAACGCCCTGCTCGAAATGCTGACCGACAACGGCCGGGTGAGCGTCGAGGCGGCAGCCGAGCGGCTGGACGTCTCCCAGGCCACCATCCGACGTGACTTCGACCAGCTCGCCCAGCAGCAGATGATCACCCGCACGCGGGGTGGCGCGGTCGCCAACGGGGTCTCGTACGACCTGCCGCTGCGCTACAAGACGGCAAAGCACTCGGCGGAGAAGCAGCGGATAGGCGCCGCTGCCGCCGCGCTCGTCACGCCCGGCACTGTGGTCGGCCTGAACGGTGGCACCACGAGCACCGAGGTGGCCCGGGCGCTCGCCGTACGGCCGGATCTGAACACCAGCGCCGAGGGCGCCCAGCTCACTGTGGTGACCAACGCGCTGAACATCGCCAACGAGCTGCTCGTGCGGTCCCGGATGAAGGTGGTTGTGGCCGGCGGGGTGGTACGCCCGAAGTCGTTCGAACTCGTCGGCCCGCTGGGCGGGGCGCTGCTGCGCGAGGTCACGCTTGACGTCGCGTTGCTGGGCGTCGACGCCATCGACCCGCAGCTCGGCGCGGCTGCCCACCACGAGGGCGAGGCCGCCATGAACAACCTCATGGTGGCCCGCGCCAAGCGCGTGGTGATCATCGCGGACTCGTCCAAGCTGGGTGGTCACGCCTTCGCCCGGATCTGCCCGGTCGAGCGGGTCGAGACCCTGGTCACCGACTCCGGTGCCGCACCCGAGGTGGTGGACGCCTTCCGGGCGGCGGGAGTGCAGGTCGTCTGCGCCTGA
- a CDS encoding ABC transporter ATP-binding protein yields MPAVLEIEGLRKTYKSRRRGTRNALDGFDMRVEAGQVHGFLGPNGSGKTTTLRTLLGLIRPDGGRMALLGHEVPHALSTVASQVGAIVESPQFFPHFTARDTLSLLASAGEVPAVRVDEALEMVGLRDRAGERVKTYSLGMKQRLAVASALLKDPKLLILDEPANGLDPGGIREMRTLMRTLAEHGMTVVLSSHILGEIQLICDSVTIISLGRRVAFGPVDEVLAQHSSGGVRVRLEAVSDLPAATDALTRAGVRVTGHPDHLILTGVDKPATVTRLLAEQHLYVSELAPIAVDLESVFLELTATAPVPGQNRQVDQSAKVGGTGQPGAAAGGWGA; encoded by the coding sequence TTGCCAGCTGTCCTGGAGATCGAAGGTCTACGTAAGACGTACAAGAGTCGTCGACGAGGCACCCGCAACGCGCTCGACGGCTTCGACATGCGGGTCGAGGCAGGGCAGGTGCACGGCTTCCTCGGCCCCAACGGGTCCGGTAAGACGACTACCCTGCGCACACTGCTCGGTCTGATCCGGCCCGACGGTGGTCGGATGGCGTTGCTCGGCCACGAGGTGCCCCACGCGCTGTCCACAGTCGCCAGCCAGGTCGGCGCGATCGTCGAGAGCCCGCAGTTCTTCCCGCACTTCACGGCCCGCGACACGCTGTCCCTGCTGGCCAGCGCGGGCGAGGTGCCCGCCGTCCGCGTGGACGAGGCCCTGGAGATGGTCGGGCTGCGCGACCGCGCCGGCGAGCGTGTCAAGACGTACTCGCTTGGAATGAAGCAGCGGCTCGCCGTCGCCTCCGCCCTGCTGAAGGACCCTAAGCTGCTCATCCTCGACGAGCCGGCGAACGGCCTCGACCCGGGTGGCATCCGCGAGATGCGCACGCTGATGCGGACACTCGCCGAACACGGCATGACAGTCGTGCTGTCCAGCCACATCCTCGGCGAGATCCAGCTGATCTGCGACTCGGTCACCATCATCTCGCTCGGTCGGAGGGTCGCCTTCGGGCCGGTCGACGAGGTGCTCGCACAGCACTCGTCCGGCGGAGTCCGGGTCCGGCTGGAGGCGGTCAGCGACCTGCCGGCGGCCACCGACGCGCTCACCCGGGCCGGCGTCCGGGTCACCGGGCACCCGGACCACCTGATCCTGACCGGCGTCGACAAGCCGGCCACCGTCACACGTCTGCTCGCCGAGCAGCACCTCTACGTCAGCGAGCTGGCTCCGATAGCGGTCGACCTGGAGAGCGTCTTCCTGGAACTCACCGCCACCGCGCCGGTACCCGGTCAGAACCGGCAGGTCGACCAGTCCGCAAAGGTCGGTGGGACGGGCCAGCCCGGTGCCGCCGCAGGAGGGTGGGGCGCGTGA
- a CDS encoding ABC transporter permease subunit, whose protein sequence is MSLYRTELRRLAKRRFTRYMSLLGLLVLAAVVVGVFFTNQKIDAAQLAKAERQADQQHQEQVRWSEQERVECERAKAAGTPNDGRYPADCSVITAPSRDQIEAKWFLPSTFNFRETFDETLVPFAAILALVGFVIGASFIGAEWSTGGMMNLLLWRPKRLTVLLTKLAALLTGVLAVTLPAAVLWFAGFWAVATFRGSTEKMTSGAWQSFALTGLRGVVLVLAVTTIGFALASLGRHTAMALGGVVALMVVGQFGLGILLEMASVRFAEAWLLPTYALAWMTKKITLEDWNSCNANYYGECNPATMDITWQQSSVLFSVGVVVILGAALWAMRRRDIS, encoded by the coding sequence GTGAGCCTCTATCGTACGGAGCTGCGCCGGCTCGCCAAGCGGCGCTTCACCCGCTACATGTCGCTGCTCGGCCTGCTGGTGCTGGCCGCAGTGGTGGTCGGTGTCTTCTTCACCAACCAGAAGATCGACGCTGCTCAGCTCGCCAAGGCCGAGCGTCAGGCCGACCAGCAGCACCAGGAGCAGGTGCGCTGGAGCGAGCAGGAGCGTGTCGAGTGCGAGCGGGCCAAGGCAGCCGGCACACCGAACGACGGCCGCTACCCCGCCGACTGCTCGGTGATCACGGCGCCGAGCCGCGACCAGATCGAGGCGAAGTGGTTCCTGCCTTCGACCTTCAACTTCCGCGAGACGTTCGACGAGACGCTGGTCCCGTTCGCGGCGATCCTCGCGCTTGTCGGATTCGTGATCGGCGCGTCCTTCATCGGCGCCGAGTGGAGCACCGGCGGCATGATGAACCTGCTGCTCTGGCGACCGAAGCGGCTCACCGTACTGCTCACCAAGCTGGCCGCGCTGCTCACCGGCGTCCTGGCGGTGACGTTGCCCGCCGCGGTGCTCTGGTTCGCCGGGTTCTGGGCGGTCGCGACATTCCGCGGCAGCACCGAGAAGATGACCTCCGGGGCCTGGCAGTCGTTCGCCCTGACCGGGTTGCGCGGCGTGGTGCTGGTGCTTGCGGTCACCACCATCGGATTCGCGCTGGCCTCGCTCGGACGGCACACGGCGATGGCCCTCGGTGGTGTCGTCGCGCTGATGGTGGTCGGCCAGTTCGGGCTGGGCATCCTCCTTGAGATGGCGAGCGTACGGTTCGCCGAGGCATGGCTGCTGCCCACGTACGCGCTGGCGTGGATGACCAAGAAGATCACCCTGGAGGACTGGAACTCCTGCAACGCGAACTACTACGGCGAGTGCAATCCGGCCACCATGGACATCACCTGGCAGCAGTCGTCTGTGCTGTTCTCGGTCGGCGTCGTGGTGATCCTCGGCGCGGCGCTCTGGGCGATGCGGCGGCGCGACATCTCCTGA
- a CDS encoding DUF3263 domain-containing protein: MPADASPAAPEPSIDARPGDTTGAGSPSVPTPRPAPQVESTDDAGLDDDIGLDDEIAAEPAELAEPAAAGLTARELAILAFEQQWWRHAGAKEQAVRDTFGLSSTRYYQLLNGLLDNPAALAADPVLIGRLRRLRSSRARNRRR; encoded by the coding sequence ATGCCCGCCGACGCCTCCCCGGCCGCCCCCGAGCCGTCCATCGACGCTCGTCCGGGCGACACGACGGGCGCCGGCTCGCCGAGCGTTCCGACGCCCCGGCCGGCACCACAGGTCGAGAGCACCGACGACGCCGGGCTGGACGACGACATTGGGCTGGACGACGAGATTGCGGCCGAACCCGCCGAACTCGCCGAACCGGCCGCCGCGGGACTGACAGCGCGGGAACTGGCGATCCTCGCCTTCGAGCAGCAGTGGTGGCGGCACGCCGGTGCCAAGGAGCAGGCCGTCCGGGACACGTTCGGCCTCTCCTCGACGCGCTACTACCAGCTGCTCAACGGGCTGTTGGACAATCCGGCGGCGCTCGCGGCCGACCCCGTGCTGATCGGCCGTCTCCGCCGGCTGCGCTCGTCACGCGCCCGTAACCGCCGCCGCTGA
- a CDS encoding phage holin family protein: protein MSAPEKERTQASVGDLMGDVTRDLSTLMRKEVELAKAELREEATQAGKAGGMFGGAGLAGFLAVLFVSYAVWWGLSNTMDEGWAALIVAIIWGVIAGGLFVNARNQARQLRAVLPRTKQSAQEIPDALRGR, encoded by the coding sequence GTGAGCGCCCCGGAGAAGGAACGGACCCAGGCGTCCGTTGGCGACCTGATGGGTGACGTGACCAGGGACCTCTCCACGCTGATGCGCAAGGAGGTCGAACTGGCCAAGGCCGAACTCCGCGAGGAGGCCACCCAGGCTGGCAAGGCCGGTGGCATGTTCGGCGGGGCGGGGCTGGCCGGGTTCCTGGCCGTGCTGTTCGTGTCGTACGCCGTCTGGTGGGGTCTGTCCAACACGATGGACGAGGGCTGGGCCGCGCTTATCGTCGCGATCATCTGGGGCGTCATCGCCGGCGGCCTCTTCGTCAACGCGCGGAACCAGGCGCGCCAGTTGCGTGCCGTACTGCCGCGGACGAAGCAGAGCGCACAGGAAATAC